The Paenibacillus tianjinensis genome has a window encoding:
- a CDS encoding stalk domain-containing protein: MNLKKLTLVAALVVSQAAAAVPAFAVPVSTAGVSSTVYAAEAAQVSEVTLQPEATDPLPSEVPAGTVTPTATPNPTATTTPAVTPAVTPVPSEPAVPAATEGINTQPVNTVTAVYAATSNQLILMMNSNKMYKNGTPYLANQPMAVKYGVSYVSIRAMVEMVGVSYTYDYKTKEVIVTKGTSVMRFKTDSKIYTVNGSKVTMKGPAYQYKGTFMVPLTSITYALGIPYTVDNIGKRVILTLNTKPTATFSVQPTEIYAGQTFVTYKTTSSSPNGTPILEEIWSGNKQDMYDQPGYYTVTYSVRDANGVLSDPYSVTINVLQPNQPPVANFTTDKEEYKMGEPVTLTDLSYDPENEALTAEWTNRALAFFNPGPVSIQLKVTDKHGLSSTFEKTINITSEQLYTQDEVAKLFTIPGDIISMDGGMIPGLTNVNNTTSSEDYLLIRSNSPETVNTEGILYRETAVGKTRFLVHHMNNMSTRQKLYVIATNNNLYPTTITTQYSGIAGPVTSPEYTGKISILKYYTSMLTNEKYSTVTLQPGQSMPILTDINKVSMKPGEVLSLSADLFSDLTVQYNVVMVEESKDPVALLPTLPILDRDGVHNRGTYPNSTRIINVSDVVGTTQAKLVLGDNKNDLNLIGMDPMTGTTASNAGNFGVLYKIRLERVAPNTLITFNPRGGNYLGSLMVNNTIVNLPNKGNLSSSDMNAVVYRSGNYEGPVDIVFSVASGSNLPVNFVFTPLPALKQ, encoded by the coding sequence ATGAATTTGAAAAAACTAACATTAGTCGCTGCATTGGTTGTATCGCAAGCTGCAGCAGCCGTTCCGGCGTTTGCCGTACCGGTCAGTACCGCAGGGGTATCCAGCACTGTTTATGCAGCAGAAGCTGCTCAGGTGTCTGAGGTGACGCTTCAGCCGGAGGCTACCGATCCGCTGCCAAGTGAAGTTCCAGCCGGAACGGTTACACCAACAGCAACCCCGAATCCTACGGCAACAACAACCCCGGCGGTGACCCCGGCAGTGACCCCGGTTCCGTCGGAGCCTGCAGTTCCCGCTGCGACTGAAGGGATTAATACCCAGCCGGTAAACACAGTGACGGCCGTTTATGCAGCAACCTCCAATCAGCTTATACTTATGATGAACAGCAATAAAATGTACAAGAACGGCACCCCGTATCTGGCCAACCAGCCGATGGCTGTCAAATACGGAGTATCCTATGTCTCCATTCGCGCTATGGTGGAGATGGTGGGTGTGAGTTACACCTATGATTACAAAACTAAAGAAGTTATTGTTACCAAAGGCACCAGTGTGATGCGTTTCAAAACGGACAGCAAAATTTATACCGTAAACGGCAGCAAAGTGACGATGAAAGGTCCGGCTTACCAATATAAAGGAACATTTATGGTTCCTTTGACCTCCATTACCTACGCGCTCGGGATTCCATATACGGTTGATAACATAGGGAAACGTGTCATTCTGACACTAAACACGAAGCCGACAGCTACTTTTAGCGTTCAGCCAACGGAAATTTATGCAGGCCAGACCTTTGTAACTTATAAAACCACTAGTTCTTCTCCAAATGGAACACCCATTCTTGAAGAAATCTGGAGCGGTAATAAGCAGGATATGTATGATCAGCCCGGGTATTATACAGTGACTTACTCCGTCCGGGATGCAAACGGGGTGTTAAGTGACCCTTACTCTGTGACGATTAATGTGCTGCAGCCTAACCAGCCGCCGGTTGCTAACTTCACCACCGACAAAGAAGAGTACAAGATGGGTGAGCCGGTAACCCTTACTGATTTAAGCTATGATCCGGAAAATGAGGCACTGACCGCTGAGTGGACGAACCGCGCTTTGGCTTTCTTTAATCCAGGTCCGGTGTCGATTCAATTGAAAGTAACCGATAAGCACGGTTTGAGCAGCACTTTTGAGAAAACCATTAATATTACCAGCGAGCAATTATATACCCAGGACGAAGTAGCGAAGCTGTTTACAATTCCGGGAGACATTATTTCTATGGATGGCGGAATGATTCCTGGATTGACAAATGTGAATAATACCACTTCATCCGAGGATTATTTACTGATCCGCAGCAACAGCCCGGAGACTGTTAATACTGAAGGAATATTGTACCGTGAAACAGCGGTCGGCAAGACACGCTTCCTGGTTCATCATATGAACAATATGTCTACAAGACAGAAGCTGTATGTTATCGCGACCAACAACAATCTGTACCCGACAACCATTACAACGCAATATTCAGGGATTGCCGGTCCGGTTACTTCCCCGGAATATACCGGTAAAATCTCGATCCTGAAGTATTACACTTCCATGCTGACTAATGAAAAATACAGCACAGTGACGCTTCAGCCGGGCCAGAGCATGCCAATCCTGACGGATATCAATAAAGTGTCTATGAAGCCTGGCGAAGTACTGTCGCTTAGTGCCGATCTATTCAGTGACCTTACCGTTCAATACAATGTGGTGATGGTTGAAGAAAGTAAGGACCCCGTAGCTCTGCTGCCTACACTCCCGATTCTGGACCGTGACGGCGTGCACAACCGCGGAACTTACCCGAATTCCACACGGATCATTAATGTGAGCGATGTGGTCGGCACTACTCAAGCTAAGCTTGTGCTTGGTGATAACAAGAATGACTTGAATCTGATTGGTATGGATCCGATGACCGGAACCACAGCATCCAATGCCGGAAACTTCGGTGTGCTGTACAAAATCAGACTCGAACGCGTTGCACCAAACACACTAATTACGTTCAACCCGCGCGGAGGGAATTACCTTGGCTCCTTAATGGTGAATAATACTATTGTCAACCTGCCGAATAAGGGCAATTTGTCCAGCTCGGATATGAATGCTGTAGTCTACCGCTCCGGCAATTATGAAGGTCCGGTAGATATCGTATTCTCCGTGGCTTCCGGAAGCAACCTCCCGGTTAACTTTGTCTTCACGCCGCTTCCGGCATTGAAACAATAG
- a CDS encoding response regulator transcription factor: MLKVLLVDDEAPILNNLNKVLPWQEMGMEVAGMARSGMEALRIAEEEAPDLVLCDIRMPVMDGLTFIGKLREMGLESEVLLLSGYQEFDYAREAIRLGVKEYICKPIHYGELGNKVREIGTQIRNRQYKDKLYNSIPLFQELPAAEDSAKKTPDQLMNLAAKIISERLSYDLGIEEVAGRIGISSSYFCLLFKNRFAMTFVEYVTQQRIEAAKFMLSSTDKSITAISSGVGYQERRYFTKVFQKQTGMTPKEYRDQKKRPEKQ, encoded by the coding sequence ATGCTAAAAGTATTATTGGTTGACGATGAAGCCCCTATCCTTAACAATCTCAACAAAGTGCTGCCGTGGCAGGAGATGGGGATGGAAGTTGCAGGCATGGCGCGCAGCGGCATGGAGGCACTGAGGATTGCTGAGGAGGAAGCGCCGGATCTTGTGCTTTGTGATATCCGCATGCCGGTGATGGACGGACTGACGTTCATTGGCAAGCTGCGGGAAATGGGGCTGGAGAGTGAAGTGCTGCTGCTGAGCGGATATCAGGAATTCGATTACGCCAGAGAAGCCATCCGGCTTGGGGTGAAAGAGTATATCTGCAAGCCGATTCATTATGGAGAGCTTGGCAACAAGGTGCGTGAAATCGGTACGCAAATCCGCAACAGGCAGTATAAGGACAAATTGTACAACAGCATCCCGTTGTTTCAGGAGCTGCCTGCCGCAGAGGATTCGGCCAAAAAAACTCCGGATCAGCTGATGAATCTGGCGGCAAAAATAATTTCCGAACGGCTGAGCTATGATCTCGGCATAGAGGAGGTCGCGGGCAGGATCGGTATCAGCAGCAGCTATTTCTGCCTGTTGTTCAAGAACCGTTTTGCGATGACTTTCGTGGAATATGTTACCCAGCAGCGGATTGAAGCCGCCAAATTCATGCTTTCCAGCACGGACAAGAGCATTACGGCGATCAGCTCGGGTGTGGGGTATCAGGAGCGGCGTTATTTTACCAAGGTGTTTCAGAAGCAGACGGGAATGACGCCCAAAGAATACCGTGATCAGAAGAAGCGCCCGGAGAAGCAGTGA
- a CDS encoding Fur family transcriptional regulator, whose protein sequence is MLSTEQILEAMSGQGLRITDQRKTLAKLFGENTGYLSAKDVYDHMGRKYSGLSFDTVYRNLRVMEELGVLEQVVFEEGVKFKASCSQDHHHHHMICLQCMKTYPIHFCPMNLTDTPDQFRVVKHKFEVFGYCKECESSREEDSAVAAHGKEGR, encoded by the coding sequence ATGCTGTCGACAGAACAAATACTGGAAGCAATGTCGGGGCAGGGTCTGCGAATCACCGATCAGCGCAAAACGCTTGCCAAGTTATTCGGCGAGAATACGGGATATTTGTCGGCGAAGGATGTTTACGATCATATGGGGCGCAAGTACAGCGGACTCAGCTTCGATACGGTCTACCGCAATCTGCGTGTGATGGAGGAGCTCGGTGTGCTGGAGCAGGTGGTATTTGAAGAAGGCGTCAAGTTCAAGGCCAGCTGCAGTCAGGACCACCATCATCATCATATGATATGCCTTCAGTGTATGAAGACTTACCCGATCCATTTCTGCCCGATGAATTTAACGGATACCCCGGATCAGTTCCGGGTAGTCAAGCATAAATTTGAGGTGTTCGGTTATTGTAAGGAATGTGAAAGCAGCCGTGAGGAAGACTCAGCCGTAGCTGCTCATGGCAAAGAAGGCCGCTGA
- the yidD gene encoding membrane protein insertion efficiency factor YidD, with the protein MASLRRTVQAPIRVYRKFISPLKPATCRFYPTCSAYALEAIEVHGPVKGSWLAAKRIARCHPFHPGGLDPVPPREDQPPGESSARTT; encoded by the coding sequence ATGGCTAGCCTGCGCAGAACAGTTCAAGCTCCTATCCGGGTATACCGCAAGTTCATCTCACCGCTGAAGCCTGCGACCTGCCGGTTTTATCCGACATGCTCAGCATACGCGCTAGAGGCGATAGAGGTGCACGGCCCGGTGAAGGGCTCATGGCTTGCCGCAAAGCGGATTGCCAGATGCCATCCCTTCCATCCCGGAGGACTGGACCCGGTGCCGCCTCGGGAAGATCAGCCGCCTGGTGAGAGCTCTGCCCGCACGACTTGA
- a CDS encoding carbohydrate ABC transporter permease, which translates to MPRTLKKSLPHIALLGYLLVVLFPFLFVLFSSVKKDNNSIALNPFGIPKEFVFNNYVEAWVNAKISTYFFNSLYISVLASVVSILLASMFAFAVTRMRQGKWNTILFSLVLIGMLIPNNALMLPIYTIVRKLHILNSHWALIIPYIANAIPFTIIILAAFMRSLPSEIEEAAVMDGLKAPGIFAKIIVPLTVPAMVTVFIVNFLGNWNEFLLANYFLSNDELRTLPVGMVQFRDQYQMNYAQMSAGIVYSVLPVVIIYAVLQEKIIEGVTAGSVKG; encoded by the coding sequence ATGCCGCGTACCTTGAAGAAAAGTCTGCCCCATATCGCGCTGCTCGGCTATCTTTTAGTGGTTCTTTTTCCGTTCTTATTCGTACTCTTCTCCTCCGTGAAAAAGGACAATAATTCGATCGCCCTGAATCCATTCGGCATCCCGAAGGAGTTTGTGTTTAACAACTATGTAGAGGCGTGGGTAAACGCTAAGATCAGCACGTACTTTTTTAACAGCTTGTACATTTCGGTCCTGGCCTCGGTAGTATCGATCCTGCTGGCTTCGATGTTTGCCTTCGCGGTCACACGGATGCGCCAGGGGAAATGGAACACAATCCTGTTCTCGCTGGTATTGATTGGGATGCTGATTCCGAATAATGCGCTGATGCTGCCGATTTATACCATTGTACGGAAGCTGCATATTTTGAACTCGCATTGGGCACTTATTATCCCTTATATTGCCAATGCAATTCCGTTTACAATTATCATTCTGGCCGCCTTTATGCGATCTCTGCCCAGTGAAATTGAGGAAGCGGCGGTAATGGATGGGTTGAAGGCTCCGGGCATCTTTGCTAAGATTATTGTACCTCTGACGGTTCCCGCCATGGTTACAGTGTTCATCGTCAATTTCCTGGGAAATTGGAATGAATTTTTGCTGGCTAACTATTTTCTTTCGAATGATGAGCTGCGCACGCTTCCGGTGGGAATGGTCCAATTCCGTGATCAGTATCAGATGAACTATGCGCAGATGTCTGCCGGTATTGTCTACAGCGTATTGCCGGTGGTCATTATCTATGCTGTTTTGCAGGAGAAAATAATTGAAGGCGTAACGGCAGGCAGCGTAAAAGGATAA
- a CDS encoding metal ABC transporter substrate-binding protein, with product MSFKGLHRGLLIALALPVLLMLAACGTKSSGSIVEGKVNVVTTFYPIYEFAGEIGGEDVNAINLLPVGVEPHDWTPRSQDIINTSKAQLFLYNGAGLEGWVPNFLKSLESDSKTKAVEVSQGVDYIMTDEEDGHDHGKAEEAENHAAEGSSDSLHTDPHTWVSPKSALIMAENIKESLIAVDPEHKAGYEERYNKLAERLQALDSKFETELAKMPNKEIVVSHQAFSYLARDYGLTQHAIMGLSPDSEPRGQDLVNLAALVKEEGIRYIFFEELVSDKLAKTLAGEAGVKTMVLNPVEGLTEAQEKNGDNYFTLMEKNLQNLILALQ from the coding sequence ATGTCTTTCAAAGGTTTGCACAGAGGACTGCTGATTGCACTTGCCCTGCCGGTTCTGTTGATGCTCGCAGCCTGCGGCACTAAAAGCAGCGGGAGTATTGTCGAGGGAAAAGTAAACGTGGTCACAACTTTTTATCCCATATATGAATTTGCCGGTGAAATTGGCGGCGAAGATGTGAATGCGATCAATCTATTGCCGGTTGGGGTGGAGCCCCATGACTGGACACCGCGCAGCCAGGACATTATCAATACCTCCAAGGCACAGTTATTCCTGTACAATGGAGCTGGCCTTGAGGGCTGGGTGCCGAATTTCCTGAAAAGTCTGGAAAGCGACAGTAAAACCAAGGCTGTTGAAGTCAGCCAGGGCGTGGATTATATCATGACTGATGAAGAAGACGGACATGATCACGGTAAAGCTGAAGAAGCGGAGAATCATGCGGCGGAAGGCAGCAGTGACAGTCTGCATACGGATCCCCACACCTGGGTAAGTCCAAAATCGGCACTGATCATGGCGGAAAATATTAAAGAGAGCCTGATTGCAGTTGATCCGGAGCATAAAGCAGGCTATGAGGAGCGTTATAATAAGCTCGCTGAGCGTCTGCAGGCATTGGACAGCAAATTCGAGACAGAGCTTGCCAAGATGCCGAATAAAGAGATCGTTGTCTCCCATCAGGCTTTTTCTTATCTGGCACGCGACTATGGCCTGACCCAGCATGCCATCATGGGCTTGTCGCCGGATTCGGAGCCGCGCGGTCAGGATCTGGTGAACCTGGCTGCACTCGTGAAAGAGGAGGGCATCCGGTATATCTTTTTCGAAGAATTAGTCTCCGATAAGCTGGCCAAAACACTGGCAGGCGAAGCGGGTGTAAAGACGATGGTACTGAATCCGGTAGAGGGACTGACCGAAGCGCAGGAGAAGAACGGGGATAATTATTTCACTTTGATGGAGAAAAATTTGCAAAATCTGATTCTGGCTTTACAATAA
- the metG gene encoding methionine--tRNA ligase, with the protein MSEKKTFYLTTPIYYPSDKLHIGHAYSTVAGDAMARYKRLRGYEVRYLTGTDEHGQKIEEKAGKAGKTPQEFVDGIVEGIKDLWRKLDISNDDFIRTTEPRHKKVVADIFDRLLKQGDIYKGEYEGWYCISDETFYTETQLVDIERDADGNITGGKSPDSGHPVELVKEESYFFRMSKYADRLIQFYEENPEFILPESRKNEMINNFIKPGLEDLAVSRTTFDWGVKVKGDDKHVVYVWIDALTNYITALGYGSEDRSLYDKFWPADVHIVGKEIVRFHTIYWPIILMALGEPLPKKVFAHGWLLMKDGKMSKSKGNVVDPVTLIDRYGLDALRYYLLREVPFGSDGTFTPESFVDRINYDLANDLGNLLNRTGAMVEKYFGGELPGYAGQVTAFDGELEAAAQSTYVKVEEAMEKMEFSVALAAIGAFISRTNKYIDETQPWVLAKDESRAGELGSVMRHLVEGLRTASILLQPFLTGTPAKIWEQLGIQPGELTTWDSGKTFGLIPAGTRLAKGDPIFPRLDVAVEVAYIAEAMGASKPAAAEPEAVTATAAPVPAESEPEEEHKEEIGIDDFAKAELRVAQVIAAEPVKKADKLLKLQLDLGYEQRQVVSGIAKFYTPEELVGRKVICIVNLKPVKLRGELSQGMILAASKGDQLTIATVPDSMPNGAIVK; encoded by the coding sequence ATGAGCGAGAAGAAAACATTTTATTTAACGACACCGATCTATTATCCAAGTGATAAGCTGCATATCGGGCATGCCTATTCGACGGTTGCCGGTGATGCAATGGCCCGTTACAAACGGCTGCGCGGCTATGAGGTCCGTTATTTGACCGGTACCGACGAGCATGGGCAGAAGATCGAAGAGAAGGCTGGCAAGGCCGGCAAGACGCCTCAGGAGTTTGTTGACGGGATTGTCGAGGGCATTAAAGATCTGTGGCGCAAGCTGGATATCTCCAATGATGACTTCATCCGTACAACCGAACCGCGCCATAAAAAAGTGGTGGCCGATATTTTTGACCGCCTGCTGAAGCAGGGAGATATCTACAAAGGGGAGTACGAGGGGTGGTACTGTATTTCGGACGAGACGTTCTATACCGAGACTCAGCTTGTGGATATCGAACGTGATGCGGACGGCAATATTACCGGAGGCAAAAGCCCGGATAGCGGCCATCCCGTTGAACTGGTCAAGGAAGAAAGTTATTTCTTCCGGATGAGCAAATATGCTGACCGGCTGATCCAGTTCTATGAGGAGAATCCGGAGTTTATATTGCCGGAATCACGCAAGAACGAAATGATCAACAACTTTATCAAGCCGGGCCTCGAGGACCTTGCGGTTTCGCGTACAACGTTTGACTGGGGCGTAAAGGTAAAAGGCGATGATAAGCATGTGGTCTATGTATGGATAGATGCGCTCACCAACTATATTACAGCTCTGGGATATGGTTCCGAGGACCGCAGCTTATATGATAAGTTCTGGCCTGCGGATGTGCATATCGTCGGCAAGGAAATTGTCCGCTTCCATACCATTTATTGGCCGATCATTTTGATGGCGCTGGGTGAGCCGCTGCCGAAGAAGGTATTTGCCCACGGCTGGCTGCTGATGAAAGACGGAAAAATGTCCAAATCGAAAGGCAATGTCGTTGACCCGGTAACACTGATCGACCGCTATGGTCTGGACGCGCTGCGCTACTACCTGCTGCGTGAGGTTCCGTTCGGTTCGGACGGCACATTTACACCGGAAAGCTTCGTAGACCGGATCAACTACGACCTCGCCAATGATCTCGGGAACCTGTTGAACCGCACTGGAGCTATGGTCGAGAAATACTTCGGCGGCGAGCTTCCGGGTTATGCAGGCCAGGTTACTGCTTTTGACGGGGAGCTGGAAGCGGCAGCGCAAAGTACCTATGTCAAGGTGGAAGAAGCCATGGAAAAGATGGAGTTCTCCGTGGCGCTTGCAGCGATTGGAGCTTTCATCAGCCGGACGAATAAATATATCGATGAAACCCAGCCGTGGGTGCTCGCTAAGGATGAGAGCAGAGCTGGCGAGCTGGGATCGGTAATGAGACATCTCGTAGAGGGACTGCGGACAGCCTCAATCCTACTGCAGCCGTTCCTTACCGGCACACCGGCCAAAATCTGGGAGCAGCTTGGCATTCAGCCGGGGGAACTGACTACTTGGGACAGCGGCAAAACCTTTGGCCTGATTCCAGCCGGAACTAGGCTGGCCAAGGGAGACCCTATCTTCCCGCGGCTTGACGTTGCTGTGGAAGTGGCCTACATCGCAGAGGCGATGGGCGCTAGCAAGCCGGCAGCCGCCGAGCCGGAAGCTGTAACGGCAACTGCAGCTCCTGTTCCCGCCGAATCGGAGCCGGAGGAAGAGCACAAAGAAGAAATCGGCATCGACGATTTCGCCAAAGCCGAGCTGCGCGTGGCCCAGGTTATCGCAGCAGAGCCCGTTAAGAAGGCAGATAAGCTGCTGAAGCTGCAGCTGGATCTGGGATATGAGCAGCGGCAGGTCGTTTCCGGGATTGCCAAGTTCTATACACCAGAAGAACTGGTAGGACGCAAAGTTATCTGCATTGTCAACCTGAAGCCGGTGAAGCTGCGCGGAGAGCTGTCGCAAGGCATGATACTGGCGGCCTCCAAAGGCGACCAGCTGACGATCGCTACGGTTCCGGACAGTATGCCAAACGGAGCTATTGTTAAGTAA
- a CDS encoding cache domain-containing sensor histidine kinase, with translation MNLRYKLFTAFLGLIIIPLFILGMIMFFVTYNSIEKKYSQQSEYSLKAISYSISNVFKDMNNVTDNGIATSVFHMALSADDPSKQDLTDAEQLSLNASQRNFRSLLYNHPSISYAFLYNFNGKGSSEIVSVFTKENFRTLPYDKFKGSALYQEVMELNGVPKWLAPHEYPELTGTEAVFTQIRLIKELSFFQNIGILVVQIKNWEFESIFRNLKIGGSNQKVSFMLVNDDGMILLDPDRNLDGQSLSSFTTKHITYKPGFQSFKTQFGGEKSILSVYHLKDYPWSLVSVTSWGSLSREVTVFARWFVAVIFLCFLAAVIFNLFFMNRITGGIAVIVRFMRRVEDGDLTTRVEEKGNDEMTLLAKGINDLMDKINMLFNRIQVEQRRKNQAEMRVLQAQIKPHFLFNTLESINVLAVQNEGSKVSEMVYRLASILRISIQDRDEITLQEEVTHLRNYLDIQKFRFEDVFDYEIDIPEELMKCGILKLTLQPLVENSIQHGFEGIGYHGRVSVKGWEDQGNLILRIEDNGIGMTSAQLSMFQYMINDSAEQSTGGQAEQVIHQERRGLGVRSVADRIRIEYGDRYGIFICASPGEGTIIQCVIPKYEQGEDHYAKSIIG, from the coding sequence ATGAATTTGCGCTATAAATTGTTCACAGCCTTTTTGGGTCTGATTATTATTCCGTTATTTATCCTTGGCATGATTATGTTCTTCGTAACTTATAATTCCATTGAGAAGAAATACAGCCAGCAGTCGGAGTATTCACTCAAAGCGATCAGCTACAGCATTTCCAATGTTTTCAAGGATATGAACAATGTAACGGACAACGGAATTGCCACCTCCGTTTTTCATATGGCGCTTAGTGCGGATGATCCCTCCAAGCAGGATTTGACCGATGCCGAACAGCTCAGTCTGAATGCCAGCCAGCGCAATTTCCGTAGCCTTCTCTATAACCATCCTTCGATCAGTTACGCCTTTCTGTACAATTTTAATGGAAAAGGCAGCTCAGAGATTGTCTCGGTCTTCACCAAAGAAAATTTCCGGACGCTACCCTATGACAAATTCAAAGGGAGTGCACTGTACCAGGAGGTTATGGAGCTAAACGGAGTGCCGAAATGGCTGGCCCCGCATGAGTATCCTGAACTGACCGGAACAGAAGCGGTATTTACGCAAATCCGGCTGATCAAAGAGCTGAGCTTCTTTCAGAATATCGGTATTCTTGTAGTACAGATCAAAAACTGGGAGTTCGAATCCATCTTCCGTAATTTGAAAATTGGCGGCAGTAACCAGAAGGTTTCGTTTATGCTTGTGAATGATGACGGAATGATACTGCTCGACCCGGACCGCAATCTGGACGGCCAGAGCTTAAGCTCTTTTACCACTAAGCATATTACCTATAAGCCAGGCTTTCAGAGCTTCAAAACACAATTTGGCGGAGAGAAGAGCATTCTGTCTGTTTATCATCTGAAGGACTATCCATGGAGCCTTGTTTCGGTGACCTCATGGGGTTCTTTATCCCGTGAAGTTACTGTATTTGCCCGCTGGTTTGTCGCTGTGATATTCCTGTGTTTTCTGGCGGCGGTCATTTTCAACCTGTTCTTCATGAACCGGATTACCGGCGGAATTGCTGTTATTGTCCGCTTTATGCGCCGGGTTGAGGATGGTGATCTCACGACACGGGTTGAGGAGAAGGGCAATGACGAGATGACGCTGCTGGCCAAAGGGATCAACGATCTGATGGACAAAATTAATATGCTGTTCAATCGCATTCAGGTGGAGCAGCGGCGGAAAAACCAGGCGGAAATGCGCGTCCTGCAGGCGCAGATTAAACCGCATTTTCTGTTTAATACACTGGAATCTATTAATGTGCTCGCCGTCCAGAACGAAGGAAGCAAAGTCAGTGAAATGGTCTACCGTCTGGCCAGCATTTTGCGAATCAGCATTCAGGACAGGGATGAAATCACCCTACAGGAGGAAGTCACCCATTTGCGAAATTACCTTGATATCCAAAAATTCCGCTTCGAGGATGTATTCGATTATGAGATCGATATTCCGGAGGAGCTTATGAAATGTGGGATTCTTAAGCTGACGCTGCAGCCGCTTGTGGAGAACAGCATCCAGCACGGGTTCGAGGGGATCGGCTATCATGGCCGGGTTAGCGTGAAGGGCTGGGAGGATCAGGGGAATCTAATTCTGAGAATAGAGGATAACGGAATCGGCATGACTTCCGCCCAGCTCTCTATGTTCCAGTACATGATCAATGATTCGGCGGAGCAGAGTACGGGCGGCCAGGCGGAACAGGTCATTCACCAGGAACGGAGAGGGCTTGGCGTACGGAGTGTAGCTGACAGGATCCGGATTGAATACGGCGACAGATACGGGATTTTCATTTGTGCCAGCCCCGGTGAGGGTACGATTATCCAATGCGTCATACCTAAATACGAGCAGGGGGAAGATCATTATGCTAAAAGTATTATTGGTTGA
- a CDS encoding metal ABC transporter ATP-binding protein, whose amino-acid sequence MQSVSLDCHQHMIEIQDLSFSYGEQKVISGLNYTVKERDFLGIIGSNGAGKTTLMKMIVGLLPPTGGDIKLFGQSVRKFKDWERIGYVPQKNAFNPLFPATVREVVLSGLYNNKNLIRRVSKAQHRQCEDALEVMRIQDIAEKRVGQLSGGQQQRVFLARALINHPDLLILDEPTVGIDAETQAGFFDLIFHMHAHHHMTFLMVSHDIDMIKSYLGNEPVQSNGKINFYCRHSHEAQDCVVENLQHTLT is encoded by the coding sequence ATGCAATCGGTATCCCTGGACTGCCATCAGCATATGATTGAAATACAGGATTTGTCCTTCTCCTACGGAGAGCAGAAGGTAATTTCCGGTCTGAATTACACGGTGAAGGAACGTGATTTTCTTGGGATTATCGGTTCAAATGGAGCCGGCAAAACCACATTGATGAAGATGATCGTCGGCCTGCTGCCCCCAACCGGCGGTGACATCAAATTGTTCGGGCAGTCGGTGCGCAAATTTAAGGATTGGGAACGGATCGGCTATGTTCCGCAGAAAAATGCCTTTAATCCGCTGTTCCCGGCCACGGTCCGTGAAGTCGTGTTGTCCGGGCTGTATAATAATAAAAACCTGATCCGCCGGGTATCCAAGGCTCAGCACCGCCAGTGCGAGGACGCGCTGGAAGTTATGCGGATTCAGGATATCGCCGAGAAAAGAGTTGGCCAGCTGTCCGGCGGCCAGCAGCAGCGTGTATTCCTGGCCCGTGCACTGATCAACCATCCGGATCTGCTCATTTTGGACGAGCCTACGGTGGGGATTGATGCGGAGACGCAGGCGGGATTTTTTGATCTTATCTTCCATATGCATGCCCACCACCACATGACCTTCCTGATGGTATCGCATGACATTGACATGATCAAAAGCTATCTGGGCAACGAGCCCGTGCAGAGTAACGGCAAAATCAACTTCTACTGCCGCCACTCCCACGAGGCCCAGGATTGCGTGGTAGAGAACCTGCAGCATACGCTGACGTGA